A genome region from Blautia coccoides includes the following:
- a CDS encoding LytR/AlgR family response regulator transcription factor, whose amino-acid sequence MRIAVCDDDETAVSFLRELIESYPKQKLNADGYSSGEDLLRTGNIYDLIFLDIDMKGIDGIETARRIRIHDRKVKIVYVTSYKEYAGKAFSVHAFGYLLKPVKQEKIWKQIEDALLWQEEEAPEVKQVEFTAVEGLVRLPVDMIYYFEYQNRRIYMKAKDTTYEMRGRISDIAGRMEEYGFSVPHKSFVVNLYHVKNIKGYEILMMNGEWIPLSQKQAVQFKEKLSLYLADKMG is encoded by the coding sequence ATGCGTATAGCAGTGTGTGACGACGACGAGACTGCAGTATCTTTTTTAAGAGAGCTGATAGAGAGTTACCCAAAGCAGAAACTAAACGCGGATGGATACAGCAGCGGGGAGGACCTGCTCAGGACCGGGAATATCTATGATCTGATCTTCCTGGACATTGATATGAAGGGCATAGACGGGATCGAGACTGCCAGGAGGATTCGCATTCATGACAGGAAAGTGAAGATCGTATATGTCACCTCTTACAAGGAATATGCAGGAAAGGCTTTTTCTGTCCATGCATTTGGATATCTTCTGAAGCCTGTAAAGCAGGAGAAGATCTGGAAGCAGATCGAGGATGCCTTGCTCTGGCAGGAGGAAGAGGCGCCGGAGGTAAAGCAGGTGGAGTTCACTGCCGTAGAAGGGCTTGTGAGGCTTCCTGTGGATATGATCTATTATTTTGAATATCAGAACCGGCGGATCTATATGAAGGCAAAAGATACCACCTATGAGATGCGGGGGAGGATATCGGATATTGCCGGCAGGATGGAGGAGTATGGATTTTCCGTGCCCCATAAAAGCTTTGTGGTGAATCTGTATCACGTAAAAAATATCAAGGGGTATGAAATCCTCATGATGAACGGAGAGTGGATCCCTTTGTCGCAGAAACAGGCAGTGCAGTTCAAAGAGAAGCTGAGTCTTTATCTGGCGGATAAGATGGGGTAG
- a CDS encoding DUF3887 domain-containing protein gives MKKIRKRGLLFCVICLIGVLTAGCGNKLSDKFDEDEVKKAAENMVDQVNAGELEDIYENTFAPVMRQAIAYEQLQENLDYVFDKLGEFESFEKISVAGGQDKDTETPYAVVVLLAKYKDGKAQYTITFDTGMKCIGFYVK, from the coding sequence ATGAAGAAAATCCGAAAGAGAGGTCTTCTGTTCTGCGTGATCTGCCTGATCGGGGTACTGACAGCGGGATGCGGAAATAAGCTTTCTGACAAATTTGATGAGGACGAAGTGAAAAAGGCTGCCGAAAATATGGTAGATCAGGTAAATGCCGGAGAATTGGAGGATATATATGAGAACACCTTTGCTCCTGTCATGCGGCAGGCGATCGCTTATGAACAGCTCCAGGAAAATCTGGATTATGTTTTTGACAAGCTGGGAGAGTTTGAATCCTTTGAGAAGATAAGCGTGGCGGGAGGCCAGGATAAGGATACGGAGACACCTTATGCAGTGGTGGTTCTTCTGGCAAAATATAAGGATGGAAAAGCCCAGTATACCATCACTTTTGATACGGGTATGAAATGCATTGGATTTTACGTGAAATAA
- a CDS encoding vWA domain-containing protein: MAQEMEKRINEVCVRILAASRSELYLHMRFLDVALSAFSYVQNPEMEALGTDGVGFYYNPAYLGGLYREGRVWVNRAYLHMVFHCIFAHPWKDTRLRKKRASRLVEENLADLLWDVSCDIASEAMIDSIPLHCVRRPASAFRRETYAELGKKRRVLNAEGVFTALLEVRPSQEQLRRLSQEFYVDDHRFWSGGKRKTPNQRPKENWDDIRNKMETELQSFGQDSATGASEGILEQIKVENRDSYDYRRFLQKFAVLKEEQKIDPDSFDYGFYSYGLSLYGNMPLIEPQESREVKKVEEFVIAIDTSMSCSGELVKAFLKETYSILRETESFFRKIKIHIIQCDEMVRKDDRITSQEELEAYMEHLELLGQGGTDFRPVFTYVEELMAKREFTNLRGLLYFTDGKGIFPRKMPRYETAFVLMQKEYEEVDVPAWAIKIYLDQEEMEAYKEGITDEH, from the coding sequence ATGGCACAGGAAATGGAAAAACGAATCAATGAAGTGTGTGTCAGAATACTGGCCGCTTCCAGAAGTGAGCTATATCTGCACATGCGCTTTTTGGATGTGGCACTTTCTGCGTTTTCATATGTGCAGAACCCGGAGATGGAGGCCCTGGGAACAGACGGTGTGGGGTTTTATTATAACCCTGCCTATCTGGGCGGCCTGTACCGGGAGGGTCGTGTATGGGTGAACCGGGCATATCTTCATATGGTGTTCCACTGCATTTTTGCCCATCCGTGGAAGGATACGCGTCTCAGAAAAAAGAGAGCATCCAGGCTGGTTGAGGAAAACCTGGCAGATCTTTTGTGGGATGTCTCCTGCGATATTGCCAGCGAAGCCATGATCGACAGCATTCCTCTGCACTGTGTGCGCCGTCCGGCGTCTGCTTTCAGAAGAGAGACTTACGCGGAGCTTGGGAAAAAGCGCCGTGTTCTGAATGCAGAGGGGGTTTTTACGGCACTTTTGGAGGTGAGGCCCAGCCAGGAACAGCTTCGCAGATTGAGCCAGGAATTCTATGTGGATGACCACCGGTTCTGGAGCGGGGGAAAAAGAAAAACACCCAACCAGAGACCAAAGGAGAATTGGGATGACATCCGCAATAAGATGGAGACAGAACTGCAGAGCTTTGGACAGGATTCGGCCACTGGAGCTTCGGAGGGAATACTGGAGCAGATCAAGGTGGAGAACAGGGATTCCTATGATTACCGCAGGTTTCTGCAGAAATTTGCGGTGCTGAAAGAGGAGCAGAAGATAGACCCGGATTCTTTTGACTATGGGTTTTACAGCTATGGACTTTCCCTGTACGGCAATATGCCGTTGATCGAACCACAGGAGAGCCGGGAGGTGAAAAAGGTGGAGGAATTTGTCATAGCCATTGACACCTCCATGTCCTGTTCCGGTGAGCTGGTGAAGGCTTTTTTGAAAGAGACGTATTCCATCCTTCGGGAGACGGAGAGTTTCTTTCGGAAGATCAAGATCCACATCATCCAGTGTGATGAGATGGTGAGAAAGGACGACAGGATCACTTCCCAGGAGGAACTGGAGGCATATATGGAACATCTGGAACTGCTGGGGCAGGGAGGTACGGATTTCAGGCCGGTTTTTACCTATGTGGAGGAACTGATGGCAAAAAGAGAATTTACAAACCTGAGAGGACTTTTGTATTTTACTGACGGCAAAGGGATATTTCCCCGGAAAATGCCCCGGTATGAGACGGCGTTTGTGCTGATGCAGAAAGAATATGAAGAGGTTGATGTACCCGCCTGGGCTATAAAAATATATCTGGACCAGGAGGAAATGGAAGCATATAAAGAGGGAATTACTGATGAACATTAA
- a CDS encoding sensor histidine kinase, protein MFQYIVTAADLFVLGFLFYWFMNRIGERRLNKVWIYPAAYGAFSAFCLLTQFSRSNWIITISIVLAVLFLETVLFKPTGAAYFYCVVYCFGFFLCQITSIYAVQWTYMNMTTWNLLRIGLEKIDNMRIVLLLIKWFAEFFWTFFILMIIKKDEEKENRFFLYKRQYFFFMLLPIFSVVFMLSIIWMSADFFVLRYGYGLVILNILLIFAINLLLLYLFKETGKGSRALREEKLYKQESELLYQHYKTLEESYQNSRKVIHDARNHMQAVARLYESGETDRAKAYAEDVFHLLNQTGHTWYTNNRMLNIILNEKLGQASMQDTRLELDICDGCLDRIREIDITTIFANLLDNAVEAIGEGEEKRLSLQIQNIHSFLVIKMVNSKGKKKERAGQKHQQLGLQNVKSALGKYDGTMKISQTDTEFQVSIMIPDEQKET, encoded by the coding sequence GTGTTTCAATATATTGTGACAGCGGCGGATTTATTTGTACTGGGATTTCTGTTTTACTGGTTCATGAACAGGATCGGGGAACGGCGTCTGAATAAGGTATGGATCTATCCGGCAGCTTATGGGGCTTTTTCAGCATTTTGTCTGCTGACCCAGTTTTCACGGAGTAACTGGATCATCACGATTTCAATCGTACTGGCAGTGCTGTTTTTGGAGACAGTGCTGTTTAAGCCCACCGGGGCGGCATATTTTTACTGTGTGGTATATTGTTTCGGATTTTTCCTCTGTCAGATCACAAGTATCTATGCTGTGCAGTGGACTTATATGAATATGACTACATGGAATCTCCTGCGGATAGGACTGGAGAAGATAGACAACATGCGGATCGTCCTTCTCCTGATAAAATGGTTTGCGGAATTTTTCTGGACCTTTTTTATTCTCATGATTATAAAAAAAGATGAGGAGAAGGAAAACCGATTCTTTCTCTATAAGCGCCAGTATTTTTTCTTTATGCTGCTTCCCATTTTTTCTGTTGTCTTCATGCTGTCTATTATCTGGATGAGCGCGGATTTTTTTGTTCTCAGGTACGGGTACGGTCTGGTGATACTTAACATCCTTTTGATCTTTGCCATAAATCTGCTGCTTTTGTACCTTTTCAAAGAGACCGGGAAGGGCAGCCGGGCACTCAGGGAGGAAAAGCTTTACAAGCAGGAGTCAGAGCTGCTCTATCAGCATTATAAAACCCTAGAGGAGAGTTACCAGAATTCCAGAAAAGTCATACATGACGCCAGGAATCACATGCAGGCCGTGGCACGTCTCTACGAGAGCGGAGAGACAGACAGGGCAAAGGCCTACGCCGAGGATGTTTTCCATCTGCTGAACCAGACAGGACATACCTGGTATACGAACAACAGGATGCTGAATATCATATTAAATGAGAAGCTGGGACAGGCGTCCATGCAGGATACAAGGCTGGAATTGGATATCTGTGACGGCTGCCTTGACAGGATACGTGAGATTGATATCACCACGATCTTTGCAAATCTTCTGGACAATGCGGTGGAGGCCATAGGGGAGGGGGAGGAGAAACGCCTTTCCCTGCAGATACAAAACATACACTCCTTTCTTGTGATCAAAATGGTGAACTCAAAGGGGAAAAAGAAGGAGAGAGCAGGACAGAAGCATCAGCAGCTGGGGCTGCAGAATGTAAAAAGTGCCTTGGGTAAGTATGATGGGACCATGAAAATTTCCCAGACGGATACAGAGTTTCAGGTAAGCATCATGATACCGGATGAACAAAAAGAAACGTAA
- the trpB gene encoding tryptophan synthase subunit beta yields MEVDYRTYLRHYPDRNGRFGPYGGAYLTEELVPAFEEIADAYQTICHSSQFISELRRIRKEFQGRPTPVYHCERLSRTIGNCQIYLKREDLNHTGAHKLNHCMGEGLLAKFIGKKRLIAETGAGQHGVAIATAAAFFGLECEVHMGEVDIAKQAPNVTRMKILGAKVVPVTHGNKTLKEAVDSAFESYAKNYKDSIYCIGSAVGPHPFPLMVRDFQYIVGEEAKDQFKEMTGLLPDVVCASVGGGSNSIGMFVPFVDEPVDIVGVEPLGRGTKMGDHAASMQYGEKGVMHGFESIMLKDDKGEPAPVYSIASGLDYPSVGPEHAFLRDLGRVQYDTVSDEEAMDAFFKLSRTEGIIPAIESAHAVAYAMRKAKEMKQGSILVNLSGRGDKDIDYVVEHYGYGDQFFK; encoded by the coding sequence ATGGAAGTAGATTACAGAACATACCTGAGACATTACCCTGACAGAAACGGACGCTTTGGTCCTTACGGCGGTGCTTACCTGACAGAGGAGCTGGTTCCCGCCTTTGAGGAGATCGCAGACGCATACCAGACCATCTGCCACTCCTCCCAGTTCATCAGTGAGCTGCGCCGCATCCGCAAGGAGTTCCAGGGAAGACCCACACCGGTCTATCACTGCGAGCGCCTTTCAAGAACTATCGGCAACTGTCAGATTTATCTGAAACGAGAAGATTTGAACCACACAGGCGCCCATAAGCTGAATCATTGCATGGGCGAGGGGCTGTTGGCCAAATTCATCGGCAAAAAGCGTCTGATCGCGGAGACCGGAGCCGGTCAGCACGGCGTGGCTATCGCTACAGCGGCAGCGTTCTTTGGATTAGAGTGTGAAGTGCACATGGGTGAAGTGGATATTGCCAAGCAGGCTCCAAACGTGACACGTATGAAGATCCTGGGCGCCAAGGTGGTGCCTGTCACACACGGCAACAAGACACTGAAAGAGGCGGTTGACTCTGCCTTTGAGTCTTATGCTAAGAATTACAAGGATTCTATTTACTGTATCGGTTCCGCAGTTGGCCCCCATCCCTTCCCCCTCATGGTCAGGGACTTCCAGTACATAGTGGGCGAGGAAGCCAAAGACCAGTTTAAGGAAATGACAGGCCTGCTGCCCGACGTGGTATGCGCAAGCGTAGGCGGCGGAAGCAATTCCATCGGCATGTTCGTGCCTTTCGTGGATGAGCCTGTGGACATTGTAGGCGTGGAGCCTCTGGGAAGAGGCACCAAGATGGGCGACCACGCAGCCTCTATGCAGTATGGCGAAAAGGGCGTTATGCACGGTTTCGAGAGTATCATGTTAAAGGACGACAAGGGCGAACCGGCTCCTGTATATTCCATAGCAAGCGGACTTGATTATCCTTCTGTTGGACCGGAGCACGCATTCCTCCGTGACCTGGGCAGAGTGCAGTACGATACCGTCAGCGATGAGGAGGCCATGGACGCATTCTTCAAACTGTCCCGCACAGAGGGCATAATCCCGGCCATTGAGAGCGCCCATGCGGTTGCCTATGCTATGCGTAAGGCAAAAGAAATGAAGCAGGGCTCTATTCTTGTGAATTTAAGCGGACGCGGTGACAAAGATATCGACTATGTGGTAGAACATTACGGCTACGGAGATCAATTCTTCAAATAA
- a CDS encoding AAA family ATPase — protein MNIKRAKQEIKDAIEAYLIKDEYGEYCIPSIRQRPILLMGPPGIGKTQIMEQIARECEINLVSYTITHHTRQSAVGLPFIREKEYGGESHSVTEYTMSEIIASVYDKMEETKIPEGILFIDEINCVSETLAPTMLQFLQCKTFGNQSVPKGWIIVAAGNPPEYNKSVREFDVVTLDRIRRIDVEEDFGVWKEYAYGAGIHPAVISYLDIHKDNFYRMETSADGRMFATARGWEDLSQFLYAYEKLGKRADREVVGQYIQHGKAARDFANYLELFEKYKTDYQIDQVLAGHFENFAVDKLKLASFDEKFSVVGLLVGRLGTGFYAYYEMDLYVTALYDKLKVWKREMGEGKAPSGSLGDILRWEQAEYERKENAGQFTAPARHAAVKIMEFLKARLLESEICEKDGLSPEEIFAGAAKHFRQESEERERVILETGRALQNAFDFLESAFGDSQEMIIFVTELNTNPYSIQFISENGCDSYYKYNKKLLFEEEQMSILKELEEIETDL, from the coding sequence ATGAACATTAAACGAGCAAAACAGGAGATCAAGGACGCTATAGAGGCATATCTGATCAAAGATGAATATGGGGAATACTGTATTCCCTCCATCCGGCAGCGCCCCATTCTGCTTATGGGACCTCCGGGAATCGGCAAGACACAGATTATGGAACAGATCGCCAGGGAATGTGAGATCAACCTGGTATCCTATACCATCACCCACCACACCAGGCAGAGCGCTGTGGGACTTCCCTTTATCAGGGAGAAGGAGTACGGCGGGGAATCCCACTCTGTGACGGAATACACCATGAGTGAGATCATTGCCTCTGTGTACGACAAAATGGAGGAGACAAAGATTCCGGAGGGAATCCTCTTCATTGATGAGATTAACTGCGTGTCCGAGACGCTTGCTCCAACCATGCTGCAGTTTCTGCAGTGCAAGACCTTCGGAAACCAGTCTGTGCCAAAGGGGTGGATCATTGTGGCGGCGGGGAATCCTCCGGAGTACAATAAATCCGTCCGGGAATTTGACGTGGTGACCCTTGACAGGATACGCAGGATCGATGTGGAGGAAGACTTTGGCGTATGGAAAGAGTATGCCTATGGTGCCGGCATACATCCGGCTGTGATCTCTTATCTGGATATCCACAAAGATAATTTTTACCGCATGGAGACCAGTGCGGACGGTCGTATGTTCGCCACTGCCAGAGGATGGGAGGATCTGTCCCAGTTCCTCTATGCCTATGAAAAGCTGGGAAAAAGGGCGGACAGGGAAGTCGTGGGGCAGTACATCCAGCACGGCAAAGCTGCCAGGGATTTTGCCAATTATCTGGAGCTGTTTGAGAAATACAAGACTGATTATCAGATCGATCAGGTACTGGCAGGCCACTTTGAAAACTTTGCGGTGGATAAGCTGAAACTGGCATCTTTCGATGAGAAATTCAGTGTGGTGGGTCTTCTTGTGGGCCGCCTTGGGACCGGATTCTATGCATATTATGAGATGGATCTTTATGTTACAGCCCTTTATGACAAACTAAAAGTCTGGAAGCGGGAGATGGGAGAGGGAAAAGCCCCATCCGGTTCCCTTGGGGATATCCTGAGATGGGAGCAGGCGGAATATGAGAGAAAGGAAAATGCAGGCCAGTTCACCGCGCCGGCGCGCCATGCGGCTGTTAAGATCATGGAGTTTTTAAAGGCACGGCTTTTGGAGTCAGAAATCTGTGAAAAGGACGGCTTGTCACCAGAGGAGATCTTTGCCGGGGCCGCGAAGCATTTCAGACAGGAATCCGAGGAGCGGGAGCGCGTGATCTTAGAGACCGGCAGAGCTTTGCAGAATGCCTTTGATTTTCTGGAAAGCGCTTTTGGCGACAGCCAGGAGATGATCATATTTGTCACTGAGTTGAATACGAATCCGTACAGTATCCAGTTTATCAGTGAAAATGGATGTGACAGTTATTATAAATATAATAAAAAGCTGCTCTTTGAAGAGGAGCAGATGAGTATCTTAAAAGAGCTGGAGGAAATTGAGACGGACTTGTAA